The following proteins are encoded in a genomic region of Sesamum indicum cultivar Zhongzhi No. 13 linkage group LG8, S_indicum_v1.0, whole genome shotgun sequence:
- the LOC105168115 gene encoding LOW QUALITY PROTEIN: uncharacterized protein LOC105168115 (The sequence of the model RefSeq protein was modified relative to this genomic sequence to represent the inferred CDS: deleted 1 base in 1 codon): MEDKKLNFNQPLLSVRRYAPALTSQKSDQRKAENSRPLIPRLPAYRSELKSGPIRNPGAVPFVWEQTPGQPKEEIKAQTQNCDRPPIAPKLPPGRYPEANQQECPKVPPSITRSKNHAVNAPCASDTKKQAINVPRDSHSTPSHEENDKNFESSKETVEEKESSDSGDSDGAYVDALDTLSRTESFFLNCSTSGLSGLDDLDAKPTGSFSTDLQTRDFMMNRFLPAAKAMASETPQYAPKRQHVLQEQPQKVKKIGTQYKPSLRYGPSFAKRYSHYHDNGEEEEEESDDEYDQHESLPAVCGLLPRFCLKSSLCLLNPVPAMSVRTRVPTSSANKVQPRSSSAGSYSETENECRSGRTEPKSIDKIHKAKLDDEKTELTNESGRLESDSTSTYRDSPLSFLEDKEVXXXXNGFELQEKGIRTFKEILADQGSPKESNAGALIIEKTLYVDTVQRVESPSLRSFSPNTQDTVGFPTSREEYHEIINNSADQMHTIDSPLEDSKKLDTADGEDKLLSNAQNLGDFSISSQFADSNKTCKTEMPMAFGENGDFSIDSTTTENIEVTEHRETESLENQLPAAITLGNSYQNYSEFPVPPPLPKSPSDSWLFRTLPSVPPKNSFLRSYLGATINPENKGSKAPTSDTKWETIVKTTKMQGRHLHYSEGLLATIPET; encoded by the exons ATGGAGGACAAAAAACTGAATTTCAATCAACCTCTGTTATCGGTGAGAAGATATGCACCAGCATTGACCTCACAAAAGAGTGATCAAAGGAAAGCTGAAAACTCTCGTCCTCTAATACCTCGGCTTCCTGCCTACAGATCGGAACTGAAATCCGGTCCCATCAGGAATCCTGGGGCCGTGCCGTTTGTATGGGAACAGACCCCTGGACAGCCTAAGGAAGAGATAAAAGCACAAACTCAAAACTGTGACAGACCTCCAATTGCCCCAAAGCTTCCTCCTGGGAGATATCCAGAGGCCAACCAGCAAGAATGTCCTAAAGTTCCTCCAAGTATTACAAGAAGTAAAAACCATGCTGTTAATGCACCTTGTGCTAGTGACACTAAGAAACAGGCTATTAATGTCCCTCGGGATTCTCATAGCACTCCATCTCATGaggaaaatgataaaaattttgagaGCAGCAAAGAGACAGTAGAGGAGAAAGAGAGTTCTGATTCTGGGGATAGTGATGGAGCATATGTAGATGCACTTGATACACTCTCAAGGACTgaatcatttttcttgaattgtagTACTAGCGGCCTAAGTGGATTGGACGATTTAGATGCAAAGCCAACTGGAAGCTTTTCAACGGATCTACAAACTCGGGATTTCATGATGAATAGGTTTTTGCCAGCGGCAAAGGCAATGGCTTCTGAGACACCCCAATATGCACCCAAAAGGCAACATGTACTTCAAGAACAACCACAAAAGGTTAAGAAAATAGGAACTCAGTACAAGCCATCACTTCGGTATGGGCCTAGTTTCGCAAAGCGTTATTCCCATTACCATGAtaatggagaagaagaagaagaggagagcGATGATGAGTATGATCAACATGAAAGTCTGCCTGCAGTTTGCGGTTTACTACCCCGGTTTTGCTTGAAGAGTTCACTCTGCCTTTTAAATCCTGTCCCTGCAATGAGCGTCAGGACCCGAGTACCAACATCTTCTGCTAACAAAGTACAACCTAGATCTTCATCAGCTGGTTCTTACAGCGAGACTGAGAATGAG TGCAGATCAGGTAGAACTGAGCCAAAATCAATCGACAAAATCCATAAAGCCAAACTTGATGATGAAAAGACTGAATTGACAAATGAGAGTGGTCGATTAGAAAGCGATAGCACATCAACATATCGTGATTCGCCTCTGTCTTTTCTTGAAGATAAAGAAGTCCNNNNN NNNNTTAATGGTTTCGAATTGCAAGAAAAAGGCATCAGAACCTTTAAGGAAATATTGGCTGATCAAGGCAGTCCAAAGGAGTCAAATGCAGGAGCTCTTATTATTGAGAAAACTCTCTATGTGGATACGGTACAGAGGGTGGAATCCCCAAGTTTGAGGTCCTTTTCTCCCAATACACAAGACACTGTAGGATTTCCTACTTCAAGAGAAGAATATCATGAGATCATTAATAACAGCGCGGATCAAATGCACACAATAGATTCACCTCTTGAAGATTCCAAGAAGTTGGACACCGCAGATGGAGAAGACAAATTGCTATCAAATGCTCAGAATCTCGGTGATTTCAGTATTTCGTCTCAATTTGCTGATTCAAATAAAACATGCAAGACAGAGATGCCCATGGCTTTTGGAGAAAATGGAGACTTTAGCATAGATTCAACTACTACAGAAAATATAGAAGTCACTGAACATAGAGAGACAGAGAGTTTAGAAAACCAGCTACCTGCAGCAATAACTCTGGGAAACTCCTATCAGAATTACTCTGAATTTCCTGTTCCCCCACCTTTACCGAAATCTCCATCTGATTCTTGGCTTTTCCGTACCTTGCCTTCCGTTCCCCCAAAGAATTCGTTTCTACGTTCATATCTTGGTGCAACAATAAATCCTGAGAACAAGGGTTCTAAGGCACCTACAAGTGATACCAAGTGGGAAACTATAGTTAAAACTACAAAGATGCAGGGTCGTCATCTGCATTATTCTGAG GGGTTGTTGGCAACTATACCAGAAACTTAA